The Obesumbacterium proteus DNA window TTACATTCAGAGGAAATAAAATGGCTGCACCAATCATGAAGTATTTCGCATATGAACATCTTCCAGCTCATCTACAGGAAGTTAGCAAGCCAATCGGCGAGCTAGCAAAACTGATGGATGAGTCATTGGCTGATGGTGCTGAAAAATCAGCAGGTCTGCGCAAATTACTTGAAGCTAAAGATGCTCTGGTTCGCGCTAAGCTCGGCTAGGAATTACAGATCTATACCCACGCCCAGTACTTAAAATAATAGGAGGTGACCATGCGGGAAGAAGAGCTAAAAAGGCTTGAACCCTTAAATCTCCTGATTTATCAGGGTAAAGCATCCGTTACCACTTTATAGCCTCACTTCGGTGGGGCTTTTTTACAACTGAAGTAAACCATCAGCGCCACGCTCGGCGCAATTCTACCGTAGAACCTTTCAGGATAAGCCTTGAGGAGATCAGCAGTGGTCTGATGAACCCTCTACGGGCTGGTTCTTCCTGAGCGCAAGGTTTATCACTAAAAGGAAGTCATCATGCAATATCCAACGAATATTGTTATCGAAAATATGCCAGTTCGAAATACAGAATTTGGTACTTACAATCTTAATGATTTACACAAGGCGGCAGTGGCGGCTAAGAAGGCCAAGCTTTGGCAAAAGCCAAGTAAGTTCCTTAAAGCAGATGGTATCAAGGGTTATGTCGATGAAGTGACCAAGGAGCTAAAAAGCACCTTGGAACAAAATCAAATACTTAGAACCATTCATGGAGGCTCCGAGCGAGGTACGTGGGCGCATGAGCTTATTGCTCTCAGATACGCAGCTTGGTTATCTCCAGCATTTGAATTGAAGGTATATCAAACATTCAGAAGCGTGATATTAGGGCAGGTTAGTAAGTTTGCTCAGGCAAACCTGCTAGAGCTTAAATATCAGTCTAAAAAGCGTCGCGTGAGTACTGCCGCCAGAATAATGAACAAATGGGGTGTTGGTGGTGAGAAAAACCAATTGGAGTCTCAGCGTAAATTACTAGCTGAAGAGATTCAGGTTACGATCCCCGGTCTGCCGGAGGGAAAGCCATGATGAGTAATGAAACCTCATGTGATTTCTTCTGCTCTCGCGTGGCAGAGGCTTATTTGCTTCATCTAATGGCATTATGGCGTCGTCCAATCTACCGATATGAAACTGGGGATATTGAAGTAAGCGACTCATTCTTATGGGGTCTACTCGACGGATATCCAAAAGACCGAATGACAAGTAGCTATAGAGCAAAGTTTTACTCAAAGCTCCTGAAAAAATTTGATCCCACTCCAGCCAAAGGCGCAGTGATATGCGGCGGTAAAGTTCCAGAGCTAAGCAAGCGCGGCATAAAATATATGAACGCCTTAGTTCATGGATTTGGCGACATGCTAGAAGATATTGGCGACAGGGATGAATATGGGCTGCTAACGATACCCAAAGGTGAGCTCAATGACCAAATCTGAATACAACCGTATTGATTACATAGAAGAGGTCATGGGGAACGCATTTGATCTTCTCGACACGGGAAGGGTGGCAGCGGCTAAGGAAATTATTCGCGCAGTAAATCTTCAATTACGAGTGCTAAAGCGCACAGGCGAAAAGCGATACGGTAATCCAAGTAAAGCGGAAGAATGAAGTCAGTTAGCACCTCTGCGAAGCGGGGCGAGTCTGGCTAACCAAATCAAATTGCGTAGGGTTGTCGCAGCATCTCTGTATTAGCAATAACCGGTGCCTCTCCTAGCCGCTAGCGTACAGAGACATCAATAACGACCAATGCCGAGCGAATACCACTCGCTCTCATGGCGGTTACATGAACCGTGGCAGAAGAATCATGGAGCAATACAGTGTGTTTTCACTGAGAGCACACGATATTGCAGCATAAGTTCACATGGCGCCCGAGGGCGGATGCTCACAAATTAGAGGAATGTTCGCCAATGGCTGATAAATACAACGTCAAAGCAACAAAGAAAGACGGAACCACATACGAAGGCATCATGACAACAAAAGAACCAAGACTGGTTAACGGTCTGTTTGCTATTGCAGGACATGACGGCTCATGGACATACATTCAGCCTGATGAGTTGAGTGAGATCACATTCAAGCCGGTAGTGGAAGAAACTCAGGAGTAATTATGGCGCTCAACGACAAACAAGAAATGTTTTGTCGCGAGTACCTCGTTGATTTGAACGCAACACAAGCGGCCATTCGTGCGGGGTACAGTGAGAAAACTGCCCGAGCAACTGGTTGTGAAAACCTAACAAAACCAAACATTGCCGAACGTATTATTCAGCTTAAGCAGGAGCGTAACGAGCAGGTTGGCATTGATGCTGCTTACGTTCTAAAACGCCTTGCTGAAATTGATCAGATGGACGTAGCTGACATTCTGCTTGAAAACGGTGAGCTAAAGCCGATTAAAGATTGGCCCAAGGTATGGAGAACCACTCTTTCAGGGATTGACGTGGTTGAGTCATCCGGCGATGTGCCTTCTCTGCTTAAGAAAATCAAATGGCCTGATAAAGTGAAGAACCTCGAATTGTTAGGCAAGCATATCAGCGTTCAGGCCTTCTCCGATAAGTTAGAAACTAAACACTCCATTGATGACGAGATGGCTGAGCTTCTGCGGGAGATATCATCAGAGGCGTGATCAATGTCAGCAATCAACCAGCGTTTTGCAGAGATGAAAAAGAACCTTAAAAACAGGTTCTGGCGATTAAATAATCTTTATTACATCACCGATAAGAGTGGTAAGAAAGTTAAGTTCAGGATGACTACTGAGCAGCTTGAGTACTTTGATGGGGTGCACACGCGCAACATCATACTCAAGGCCCGTCAGTTAGGATTTACCACTCTAGTTTGTATTGTTCAGCTTGATGCGGCGCTATTTGAGTCCGCAAAGTGTGCACTGATAGCTCACACGCTGAATGATGCTAAGCGCCTATTTCGCGAGAAAGTGAAATACGCATATGACAACCTCCCAGCGATCATCAGGAAAGCTAACCCAGCAAAGAATGACTCTGTTGGGGAGTTGGTGTTCAACAATGGTGGTTCGCTCTACGTATCCACATCATTTCGTGGCGGCACACTGCGCTACCTACACGTTTCCGAGTTCGGGAAGATATGCGCTAAGTATCCAGACAAAGCCCGTGAGATTGTCACTGGTGCTTTCGAAGCGGTATCCACTGATTGCTTCACGACAATCGAGAGCACTGCCGAGGGGCGCGCAGGCTACTTCTTTGACTACTGTCAAACGGCAGAGAAAGCGGCGATACAGAAGAAAGCATTATCTAACCTCGACTGGAAATTCTTCTTCTTCTCATGGTGGAAGAATCCACTCTATGCCATCGACCCAGTAGAGCAGCTACCAGAACGGCTCTGCGAATACTTTGCTGAGCTACAGGGTAAGTACGGAATAGCGCTGAATGAGCGCCAGAAAGCGTGGTATCTCGCGAAAGAGAAAACGCTCGGCGACGACATGAAGCGTGAATATCCTTCGATACCCTCTGAGGCATTCCAAC harbors:
- a CDS encoding KilA-N domain-containing protein; translated protein: MQYPTNIVIENMPVRNTEFGTYNLNDLHKAAVAAKKAKLWQKPSKFLKADGIKGYVDEVTKELKSTLEQNQILRTIHGGSERGTWAHELIALRYAAWLSPAFELKVYQTFRSVILGQVSKFAQANLLELKYQSKKRRVSTAARIMNKWGVGGEKNQLESQRKLLAEEIQVTIPGLPEGKP
- a CDS encoding terminase small subunit encodes the protein MALNDKQEMFCREYLVDLNATQAAIRAGYSEKTARATGCENLTKPNIAERIIQLKQERNEQVGIDAAYVLKRLAEIDQMDVADILLENGELKPIKDWPKVWRTTLSGIDVVESSGDVPSLLKKIKWPDKVKNLELLGKHISVQAFSDKLETKHSIDDEMAELLREISSEA